From one Oculatellaceae cyanobacterium genomic stretch:
- a CDS encoding GNAT family N-acetyltransferase, with translation MAVGRHCGWGTVWRTACHERQRAVYRPAKSHAVLEFIAVHRAYQGKGYAALLLDLVQQWSKTQAFLGGVWLETTRLRNIAFFEHFGYIVTGQMPFEQGTAFFLFRACD, from the coding sequence TTGGCAGTAGGCAGGCACTGCGGTTGGGGTACTGTCTGGCGTACCGCGTGCCATGAACGACAACGCGCGGTCTATCGACCTGCAAAGAGTCATGCGGTACTAGAGTTTATCGCTGTGCATAGAGCCTATCAAGGGAAGGGGTATGCGGCACTGTTGCTTGATCTTGTGCAGCAGTGGAGCAAGACTCAAGCTTTCTTAGGAGGTGTCTGGTTAGAAACAACCAGGTTACGGAATATAGCCTTCTTTGAACACTTCGGGTACATAGTGACGGGGCAAATGCCGTTTGAGCAAGGCACGGCGTTCTTTCTGTTTCGGGCTTGTGATTGA